The stretch of DNA CCCATCGCAAATTCTCTACGGCTTAGACGAACAGGTTCGCAACCGCGACCCGGCGGCCACAGACACACTCGTTGCAGAACGGAGACGCGAGGGTCGCCCGTTCGTGGACAACCCGTGGCAACTGCCCGGGGAGTTCATCGTCGACGAAGCTGGCATCATTCAACTGGCCTACCGCTATCAGTACTGCGAGGACTTCCCCGACCCGCGCATCCTCGAGACGACGCTTCACTCGCTCACCAACACGGAGAGCGAAGTCTAAGCCCTCCGCGCGCCTATCTTCCATTATTCCGGTGGCGCACGCGCCACCAGCGAAGCCAGCCATGTACGTAGAACTCGAACGAGACGACGCGACGCGCTCACCGGTTGCCGGTGACGAACCACTCGTGCCCGGCGCGACTATGTCGTGTCGCTCGCATCTCGTGACAACCGTGTACCGAAATATCTGGGTCATCACCGTCGATTCTATCGAGGAACTCGAAAAACTGATTCCAGAGCCGATTTCGGTGCACCCGGCGGAGCGAAACGGTACCGACGCGAAAGTCGTCATCCACGCGAAGCCGGAACGAACCGCAGAGAAGCAAAAACGCGAGCCGATTCCGGCCGCGTAACCGAGTACCGATTTTGCGCAATTTCCCAGCGCGGATTCTATGAGGCCGATTTTCGAGACTTTGAGGAGTTTTTCAAGATGAGTGCTGAGTTCGCACAGAGAGGTGCCTGTGCTGGCAGCGACAAAACACCCAGTAGAATTTACCATAATTTTATGGCAATTTGGCTTCTTTTGCACACTATATCGGAACACTTTGCGACATTTGTGTGGAATTTGGGTGAGAGTCTGGCAAATCCCTTTCAAGCAATTCGCCAACGCTTCGAGTGGAGTTAGAGACAATGACTACCAAATCGCCCGAAAACGACTCCGTGTCCGCGCTGCAACAAGCAATCTCCGCGGTGAACGACCGCTTTGCCTCCCGGCGTGACTTCATCACAAAGGGGACCGCAGCCGGTGTGGTCTTACTCGGCATGGGTGGGGGCGCAGTCAGCGCAGCCGGTGCCCAAGAAGACGACGAACCAACCGACGTGGACGTGCTCAACTACGCACTCACGCTCGAACACTTAGAGGACGCCTTCTACCGCGAGGGCATCGAGACGTTCTGCAGCAAGGACTTCAACAGCTGCAAAACGCTGAACGGCTTCAGTGCACGCGTCCGCGGCGACGTGTACGACAACATCGTGGACATCGGCGACCACGAATCGACGCACACCGATGTCCTCACCCAGGTCATCACCGACCTCGGTGGCGACCCAGTTCCCGAACTCGACTACGAATTCGGCTTTGAGACGCCAGCCGAGTTCCTCGGTATCGCCCAAGTCCTCGAAAACACCGGCGTATCCGCCTACGACGGCGCAATAAACCGCATCGAGAACAAAGAACTGGTCACCGCTGGCGCAACCATCGCAACCGTGGAAGCCCGCCACGCTTCGTACCTGAACCTCCTCAACGGGGCAGACCCCTTCCCTGCCGCCTTCGACGAGGCGAAATCCCAAGAGGCAATTCTCGAAGCCGCCGGTGGCTTCATCGTTCAGGAATAACGCGGCGTTCACCCTCCGTTCCATATTTCGGCTGTGTCGTGCGATTTACCGGACCGATACTGTTAGCTGAATGAAAAATTATTTCCAGATAGTTCCAAAACTACCCCCATGGCCGGATTCAGTATCCACATCTCGGGGCCGTTTGCGCTCGCTATTGCGCTCATCGGAGCCATCCTGATCTACCGAGACGGAAAGAAGCGTGGGATGGACACCGCCGACATGTGGGCCGTTGGCTTCTTCGTCGGATTCTTCATCCCGCCGCTTATCGGCGCGGTCGTCGTTCTCGTGTTCTATTTCCAGAAGCGAAAGCCGAGACGGCGCGTACCGTATGGGGTTCCGCCAGAATAGCCGACCGACAGTTCTCCAGTCAGATGAATAGCGGCTGTTCGCAGAAGGCTTATGCCAATTTTCTGAGTGGGAACGCCAATGGCCGCGCTCTCACGTTTTCTAACAGTACTTGGCGTTATTCTCATTCTCAGCGGTGGCGTGGGTGCAGTTTTGAGCTACGACCAACATTAAAAGAACCAGTGTGAATCTGGGTATCAAGTGCGAATCACGCAGTTGGGACCGAACGAAGAGCCCCGATTCACCAAGCAAGAGGTTGACTTCAAGAATTTATCTGGTGCAGACCAGCGTGTCTTCGAGGAGCTTGTGGCTGCCGACGAGCCGCCAGTGTATCAGAATGTCTCTGCACTCACCGGCATTGAGCGGAAAGTCGTCACCTACCAAGGTGGGCGATACGAGACAAGCGGGCTCACCGCTCATGATTGCGAAGCCGAGGGACTCGTGCTCATGTATATGGGGATTTCGACCGCACTCGGTGGGGTAGGGCTGGTTGCATCGCCCTACCTGTGGCGGGGTGGAACGCAGTTGCTTGCGTCTCTCAGAAGGTGAGAGGAGTGAACGGCCGATTGCGAACCCTTATCCCGACACGACGGGTAGAACAGATGCTTCGGCTTCATCACCGAAGAATTGCAGTCTGCAATGATACGCAGATTCGCTAAGTATGGTGGATTTCTCCACCGATACTTCTCACAACCCACGAGTGGTGATGCTGTGACTCAAAGAAGCAACCCCCTTATCTACGTTTGAGTCACGTCAATGAATGTCCACAATCGTCGCCGTCAGGCACGGAGAAATCATGGGGAATCGAGAGCAGTTCGGGTTTACAGCGATACCGCGGGACAAGATTTTAAGTCGAAATACGCGTGAATGATGACGATGGAGCCGATAGTCATCGTCGGTGGAGGCATCATTGGAGCCAGCATTGCCTCTCACCTCAAAGACGACGAGCGCCCGGTGGTGGTCTACGAACAGGACACCGTCGGCTCTGGAACGTCCGGCGACTCGGTTGCAGTCTTCGTCTGGCACCAATCGACGCCCGACCCGCTGAGCCACCGACTCAGAGCACGAGCGTGGGACACCTACGAACCGCTCATCCGCGACGGGACGCTCAGCTTCGAGCAGATTGGCACGCTCGACGTCGCATTCGGAGCCGAAGGCGCAACGATGCGCAAAGAAGTCGCCGCGACGCTCGACTCGTTCGGCGTTTCCGCGTCATTTCTGGAACCCGAATCGCTGGCCGCACACGGACTCGAACCAGCAGCCGTCGCAGGCGCGCTTTACACGCCCGACGACGGCTATCTCGACCCCTCGGAGATTATCCAACACTTCCTCAAGGAAGCCAGTTCACAGGACGTCACTGTCGAGACGAAGACGGCCGTCACCGCAATTCGGATCGACGCCGATGGCGTAACCGGCGTCGAAACGGAAGCCGGGTTTCAGCCAGCCCACGCGGTGATAAACGCCGCTGGCCCGTGGGCGCCGGCGGTCAACCGAATGGTGGGCATCTCGCTCCCGCTTCGGCACAACCTCGGCCCGGTCGTAGTCCTCCAGAAAGACGCGCCGTTCACGCTCCCGTTCATCGAATTCGAAGACGGCCTGTACGTCCGGGGCGAAGGCGACCGGCAGGCGTTCGCCGGCCAGTTCGGCGCGAGCTACGATGAAGCAGACGAGTTACAGCCGGACGAGGCACGCTCCGTTGCCCACGACTTCTATCTTGACATCGACGCCCGA from Haladaptatus sp. ZSTT2 encodes:
- a CDS encoding ferritin-like domain-containing protein, which gives rise to MTTKSPENDSVSALQQAISAVNDRFASRRDFITKGTAAGVVLLGMGGGAVSAAGAQEDDEPTDVDVLNYALTLEHLEDAFYREGIETFCSKDFNSCKTLNGFSARVRGDVYDNIVDIGDHESTHTDVLTQVITDLGGDPVPELDYEFGFETPAEFLGIAQVLENTGVSAYDGAINRIENKELVTAGATIATVEARHASYLNLLNGADPFPAAFDEAKSQEAILEAAGGFIVQE
- a CDS encoding NAD(P)/FAD-dependent oxidoreductase, whose translation is MEPIVIVGGGIIGASIASHLKDDERPVVVYEQDTVGSGTSGDSVAVFVWHQSTPDPLSHRLRARAWDTYEPLIRDGTLSFEQIGTLDVAFGAEGATMRKEVAATLDSFGVSASFLEPESLAAHGLEPAAVAGALYTPDDGYLDPSEIIQHFLKEASSQDVTVETKTAVTAIRIDADGVTGVETEAGFQPAHAVINAAGPWAPAVNRMVGISLPLRHNLGPVVVLQKDAPFTLPFIEFEDGLYVRGEGDRQAFAGQFGASYDEADELQPDEARSVAHDFYLDIDARIEDAIPRLSGVELVNEWVGMRTLTPDGVPFVGETAVTGFYVACGMNGLGVTLAPAIGEVLAEMVGSGSVNSEIEEYLRPGRVEKMGSEGL